The Pan paniscus chromosome 1, NHGRI_mPanPan1-v2.0_pri, whole genome shotgun sequence genome has a segment encoding these proteins:
- the LOC117978308 gene encoding PRAME family member 18-like, translating into MSLQAPRRLLELAGQSLLRDQALAISVLDELPRELFPLLFVEAFTSRRCEVLKVMVQAWPFPCLPLGSLMKTPDLEILHYVVDGIDCLLAQKVRPRRWKLQVLELRDVDENFWTIWSGARPLPCSPEAMSKRQTVEDCPRTGEKQPLKVFMDVCLKEKFMDEDLSFFSGWVQHRRGSVHLCCTKVVNYSMSILNFRNILETVYPDSIQVLEIWNVCWPCMIVEFSRYLSQMRNLRKLFISDGCRYLLSSDSQERLVAEFSSVFLRLEYLQMLYIRRVDFFRGYLDQLIRCLRSPLETLALTYGFLEEEDLKWLPWYPSLSQLKQLNLSHGALRFIRLEPLRALLEKVAATLQTLFLVDCGIGYSKLRVILPALSRCSNLTTFCFHGNDTSMDALKDLLRHTGRLSNLSLETYPAPRESLDNRGRVILELLTPLQAELMRILREVREPKRIFFGPVSCPCCGTSPIEQLEFNFCLWGRPA; encoded by the exons ATGAGCCTACAGGCCCCACGCAGACTCCTGGAGCTGGCAGGGCAGAGCCTGCTGAGGGACCAGGCCTTGGCCATCTCCGTCCTGGATGAGCTGCCCAGGGAGCTCTTCCCCCTACTGTTCGTGGAGGCCTTCACTAGCAGACGCTGCGAGGTTCTGAAGgtgatggtgcaggcctggcccttcccctgcctccctctgggGTCCCTGATGAAGACGCCTGATCTGGAGATCTTACATTATGTAGTGGATGGGATTGATTGCCTGCTTGCCCAAAAGGTTCGCCCCAG GAGGTGGAAACTTCAAGTGCTGGAATTGCGGGATGTTGATGAGAATTTTTGGACCATATGGTCTGGAGCCAGGCCCCTGCCCTGCTCCCCAGAGGCCATGAGTAAGAGGCAGACAGTGGAGGACTGTCCAAGGACAGGAGAGAAGCAGCCCTTGAAGGTGTTCATGGATGTTTGCCTCAAGGAAAAATTCATGGATGAAGATCTGAGCTTCTTCTCTGGGTGGGTCCAGCACAGAAGAGGTTCAGTACACCTGTGCTGTACTAAGGTGGTGAATTATTCAATGAGCATTCTAAATTTCAGAAACATATTGGAAACAGTATACCCAGACAGTATCCAAGTGTTGGAAATTTGGAACGTGTGCTGGCCGTGTATGATAGTAGAGTTTAGCCGTTACCTGAGCCAGATGAGGAATCTTCGCAAACTCTTCATCTCCGATGGCTGTCGTTACCTGCTAAGCTCTGACAGCCAAGAACGGTTAGTTGCTGAATTCAGCTctgtgttcctcaggctggagtaccTCCAGATGCTTTATATAAGAAGGGTCGACTTCTTCAGAGGCTACCTGGACCAGCTGATCAG GTGCCTCAGGAGCCCGTTGGAGACATTGGCATTAACTTATGGCTTCCTAGAAGAAGAGGACTTGAAATGGCTGCCCTGGTACCCAAGTCTCAGTCAACTGAAGCAGCTGAATCTGAGTCATGGTGCACTGCGCTTCATCCGTCTTGAGCCCCTCCGAGCTCTGCTAGAGAAAGTTGCTGCCACTCTTCAGACCCTCTTCTTAGTGGACTGTGGGATTGGGTACTCCAAACTCAGGGTCATCCTGCCTGCCCTGAGCCGCTGCTCCAACCTCACCACTTTCTGCTTTCACGGCAATGACACGTCCATGGATGCTCTGAAGGACCTGCTGCGCCATACAGGCAGGCTGAGCAATTTGAGCCTGGAAACATATCCTGCCCCTCGGGAGAGTCTTGACAACAGGGGTCGTGTCATTTTGGAGCTCCTCACCCCACTTCAGGCTGAGCTGATGCGTATACTGAGGGAAGTAAGGGAGCCCAAAAGGATCTTCTTTGGTCCCGTCTCCTGCCCTTGCTGTGGCACGTCGCCCATTGAGCAACTGGAGTTCAATTTTTGCTTGTGGGGAAGGCCTGCCTAG